In Hyphomicrobiales bacterium, a single window of DNA contains:
- a CDS encoding HNH endonuclease: MKAVFYHKPDSGYKDETGIKYHFPQSYLSRVAKSLNDWIVYYGPVKGLRGRYYTGIALVKSVEPDLEHAGLHYAFLDYYIDFDRPVEYKEGGGFERRLVERSGIINQGYKVQAVRMLEDAEFATIVSAGLSTPEAWPDRNAPDYANHMDAFSESPQPEIIDAEFDRPVVELLTRRKWRDIKFRQNVRVAYDRTCAFTNLKLINGRGRPEVEAAHIRPVENGGNDWIRNGLALSGTVHWMFDRGMLSLADDLTILVSRHLNEDVSHFLNKDMKAKVPVNVAHAPHPAYLEWHRKEKFKK, from the coding sequence ATGAAAGCAGTTTTCTATCACAAGCCTGACAGCGGATATAAGGATGAGACGGGGATCAAATATCATTTCCCCCAATCCTATCTTTCGCGAGTCGCGAAGTCTTTGAATGATTGGATTGTGTACTATGGCCCGGTGAAAGGTTTACGGGGGCGTTACTATACGGGCATTGCTCTGGTGAAATCAGTTGAGCCTGATCTGGAACATGCAGGCCTTCACTATGCTTTTCTGGACTACTACATCGATTTTGACCGACCTGTGGAATACAAGGAGGGTGGTGGTTTTGAGCGCCGCCTGGTCGAACGTAGTGGCATTATCAATCAAGGTTACAAAGTTCAAGCAGTCCGCATGCTTGAGGATGCCGAATTTGCGACCATTGTAAGTGCCGGCCTCTCGACTCCGGAGGCTTGGCCAGATCGCAATGCCCCTGACTATGCCAATCATATGGACGCATTTTCAGAATCGCCTCAGCCAGAAATCATAGATGCGGAGTTTGATCGACCAGTTGTGGAATTGCTGACTCGCCGAAAATGGCGCGATATCAAATTTCGGCAAAATGTACGTGTAGCCTATGATCGGACTTGCGCTTTCACAAACCTCAAACTCATAAATGGTCGCGGAAGACCAGAAGTCGAAGCTGCGCATATCCGCCCAGTTGAAAACGGTGGAAATGACTGGATCAGAAATGGGCTGGCACTGTCAGGAACGGTCCACTGGATGTTCGACAGGGGAATGTTATCCTTGGCGGATGACCTAACAATTCTTGTTTCTCGCCACCTCAATGAAGATGTGTCCCATTTCCTGAACAAGGATATGAAAGCTAAAGTTCCGGTGAACGTGGCACACGCGCCGCATCCTGCCTATCTGGAGTGGCATCGAAAGGAAAAATTCAAGAAATAG